A section of the Pseudomonadota bacterium genome encodes:
- a CDS encoding ParA family protein produces the protein MKVISVASVKGGVGKTTTIAMLGHYAAEHGLRTLLIDADVQASLTVSFFDDIDEIENHDTTYQLMVEDGPITPIPIRDNLSILPADAYLSRLSESKDLKVMMCLKERIGEQFPDRYDLVLIDTPGSTSTVLASALGASNHVYSPIELQKYSVRAFKEVMDLIKSVRGSINAGLKFEGFLPNRIRGIRTNAAGQPEPNSTKQRAVFEELQSIGPGMILGMFGLRDAIGAAEDGQSVQDARGRGSQVARNEIEAFANELLGRAGFKFEDVAEAHA, from the coding sequence ATGAAAGTAATCAGCGTTGCATCAGTCAAGGGTGGCGTAGGCAAAACTACGACCATCGCCATGTTGGGCCACTACGCGGCTGAACATGGACTCCGAACCCTGTTGATCGATGCCGACGTACAGGCGAGTCTCACGGTCTCATTTTTCGATGACATCGATGAAATCGAAAATCACGACACGACCTATCAGTTGATGGTCGAGGATGGGCCGATTACTCCGATTCCTATTCGCGATAATCTGAGCATCCTACCGGCCGATGCGTATTTATCGCGTCTGTCCGAATCGAAGGATTTGAAAGTGATGATGTGTCTCAAGGAACGCATCGGTGAACAATTCCCCGATCGCTACGACCTGGTGTTGATTGATACCCCAGGATCAACAAGCACCGTGCTTGCTTCCGCGCTTGGCGCATCCAACCACGTCTACTCGCCGATCGAACTACAGAAGTATTCTGTACGCGCGTTTAAGGAAGTGATGGACCTGATTAAGAGCGTGCGCGGTTCGATCAATGCGGGACTGAAATTCGAGGGTTTTTTGCCGAATCGAATTCGAGGCATTCGCACGAATGCTGCCGGTCAGCCAGAACCGAACAGCACGAAGCAACGCGCTGTGTTTGAGGAACTGCAATCCATTGGCCCGGGCATGATCCTGGGCATGTTCGGATTGCGTGACGCCATCGGCGCCGCCGAGGATGGTCAATCGGTTCAAGATGCTCGCGGCCGCGGATCGCAGGTTGCTCGCAATGAAATTGAAGCGTTCGCTAACGAGTTGTTAGGGCGCGCCGGATTCAAGTTTGAAGACGTCGCGGAGGCTCACGCATGA
- a CDS encoding ParB/RepB/Spo0J family partition protein gives MNDKSTMMSGISDFLEQEETDRLVELLLTDVDPDPDQDRHSWDSEETKAHVASMTESIKANGVRRPIEVYEHVPGRYMIIAGEVRYRGSIAAEKETIPALLRLNTDEKQRSMDMLTENFSRLGLAPMELARALKRRIDGGITREEIMASTGKDKAWLSRMLGLLELPLDVQEFAETGTVRDPARLHSLAKIDEDNRPAILENLASGDATVGEVLAAQKDAKNAGDKKPKNKTKKNTPLPPDLAMTREEAQALITFFHPDREPCESDDALDTGFKAVVVELLKVVESGQRYEPANDAATKTEN, from the coding sequence ATGAATGACAAAAGCACAATGATGTCGGGTATCTCAGATTTCCTCGAGCAAGAAGAAACTGACCGACTCGTTGAATTGCTGCTGACCGACGTCGACCCCGATCCCGATCAGGATCGACACAGTTGGGACAGCGAAGAAACAAAAGCGCACGTAGCGTCGATGACTGAGAGCATCAAAGCGAACGGCGTTCGCCGACCGATTGAAGTCTACGAGCACGTACCTGGTCGGTACATGATTATCGCCGGTGAAGTTCGGTATCGCGGATCCATCGCGGCCGAGAAAGAAACGATCCCTGCGTTGCTGAGATTGAACACCGATGAAAAACAACGTTCGATGGATATGCTCACCGAAAACTTCTCACGGCTTGGCCTCGCTCCGATGGAGCTCGCGCGCGCGTTGAAACGCCGCATCGATGGCGGCATTACACGCGAAGAAATTATGGCGAGTACCGGCAAAGATAAAGCCTGGTTAAGCCGCATGTTGGGACTGTTAGAACTGCCCCTCGATGTGCAGGAGTTTGCGGAAACTGGAACCGTGCGTGATCCGGCGCGTTTGCATTCGCTGGCTAAGATCGATGAAGACAATCGTCCGGCGATATTGGAAAACCTCGCGTCCGGAGACGCGACGGTTGGTGAAGTGCTTGCCGCTCAGAAAGACGCCAAGAACGCCGGCGACAAGAAACCGAAAAACAAAACCAAGAAAAATACCCCGCTTCCACCCGACCTCGCCATGACACGCGAGGAAGCCCAAGCACTCATCACCTTCTTTCATCCTGATCGCGAACCCTGCGAGTCGGATGATGCGCTAGACACTGGCTTTAAGGCTGTTGTGGTTGAGCTACTTAAAGTGGTCGAGTCTGGACAACGCTACGAACCAGCCAATGACGCAGCCACCAAAACGGAAAACTAA
- a CDS encoding type IV secretory system conjugative DNA transfer family protein, giving the protein MQELALQFLDWFYDWVNPWYYLCVALIFFGFALLGTRPFVVNQLDKYSLGELIVIRIRQVCGYGAIFIFFILPAFVFYVGWAITQEPTALYLEKFARFMWNEYLDIWTLPIIGWLAGFLLSLLHARVIVPRWSSLKRRWSVKQSGDELSDIRAMKGKIETNQYDPTKHYKKGHIFYGLDKSGKPIYDTDEDWRERHQRYVGPTQVGKGIEFGVQLDQAIRKGYCVIFVDPKPDKHARAIMAKACEATGRRLVTLDLRDAGKGKYAPFAGGDARDRRARLLHVIGLADTGGDADYYKANEREVIDALFGKWDGTVGHLRKLLNDPKVRDSVSRSRSYINEIMAISTFQTTPARPGFSVERSLLEDAVVYIRGDLDDTVVNSITTSLLMEIVQELKRLHTQRKTHCFVAIDEVAFLISEKVADALATIAGFNANMALAYQSEGDLLNLKDKTMNARAISQRVKVNCKTSLYYMAKDAETAEVMAEESGTIQKSVTFSQGVDVGRHQEETWENKRSVRKAEENLITPNEAMMLPKQVGILYRPNELATHVFTSWVSVDLDRYGEQASPVPQKDASDGAGRAESDLKDESEPVEAETASDAHTEAAEDTDEPMDLGDGLDLPTGHRRKHAPSAPRTKSIDIDDFGPKGS; this is encoded by the coding sequence ATGCAAGAGCTAGCTTTGCAATTTCTGGACTGGTTTTATGACTGGGTAAACCCGTGGTACTACCTCTGCGTCGCGCTGATTTTTTTCGGCTTCGCGTTGCTTGGCACACGCCCATTTGTCGTGAACCAACTCGACAAATATTCCCTCGGCGAATTGATCGTGATCCGAATTCGGCAGGTGTGTGGCTATGGCGCAATCTTCATATTTTTCATACTGCCAGCTTTCGTGTTCTACGTTGGGTGGGCCATCACCCAAGAACCGACTGCGCTGTATCTCGAAAAATTTGCGCGTTTCATGTGGAACGAATATCTCGATATTTGGACACTGCCGATCATTGGTTGGCTCGCCGGATTTCTGTTGTCGCTGCTTCACGCACGCGTAATTGTTCCACGCTGGTCATCGCTGAAAAGGCGATGGTCCGTGAAACAATCCGGCGACGAGCTGAGTGATATTCGTGCCATGAAGGGCAAGATTGAGACCAACCAATACGACCCGACGAAGCACTACAAGAAGGGGCATATTTTTTACGGATTGGATAAATCCGGAAAACCAATTTACGACACGGACGAAGATTGGCGCGAGCGACATCAACGGTATGTCGGGCCGACACAAGTCGGTAAGGGTATCGAGTTCGGGGTGCAATTAGACCAGGCGATTCGCAAGGGATATTGCGTGATTTTTGTGGACCCCAAACCGGATAAACACGCTCGAGCGATCATGGCAAAAGCCTGTGAAGCGACAGGGCGTAGGTTAGTCACTTTGGATTTGCGCGACGCGGGCAAAGGCAAATACGCGCCATTCGCCGGAGGCGATGCGCGAGACCGTAGGGCACGACTGCTGCATGTGATCGGTCTCGCCGACACCGGCGGTGACGCGGATTACTACAAAGCGAATGAGCGTGAGGTCATCGACGCTTTGTTCGGTAAATGGGATGGCACAGTAGGCCATCTACGCAAGCTGCTCAACGATCCTAAAGTGCGTGATTCGGTGAGCCGAAGCCGTAGTTACATCAACGAGATTATGGCGATTTCGACGTTCCAGACGACGCCAGCGCGTCCTGGCTTCTCGGTTGAACGTAGCTTGCTTGAGGACGCGGTTGTTTACATTCGCGGCGACCTGGACGACACCGTTGTTAACAGCATCACGACCAGTCTGCTCATGGAGATTGTGCAAGAGCTGAAGCGGCTGCACACGCAACGCAAGACGCATTGCTTCGTAGCGATCGATGAGGTTGCGTTCTTGATCTCTGAGAAAGTCGCAGACGCACTAGCGACGATTGCGGGATTCAACGCAAACATGGCGCTTGCTTATCAATCCGAAGGGGATCTGTTGAACCTCAAGGACAAAACGATGAACGCGCGAGCGATTTCGCAGCGCGTGAAAGTCAATTGCAAGACCTCGCTGTATTACATGGCGAAGGATGCGGAAACCGCAGAAGTGATGGCCGAAGAATCCGGCACCATTCAAAAGTCCGTCACGTTCAGTCAAGGCGTCGATGTGGGTCGCCACCAGGAAGAAACGTGGGAGAACAAACGCTCAGTACGCAAGGCCGAAGAAAACCTAATCACGCCGAATGAGGCGATGATGTTGCCGAAGCAAGTAGGGATTCTGTATCGGCCGAACGAACTGGCAACCCACGTGTTCACGTCCTGGGTCAGCGTCGATCTGGATCGATACGGCGAACAGGCTTCGCCGGTGCCGCAAAAGGACGCCTCAGACGGAGCAGGGCGCGCGGAGAGCGATTTGAAGGACGAGAGCGAGCCGGTAGAGGCAGAAACCGCCTCAGACGCGCATACAGAGGCAGCAGAGGATACAGACGAGCCTATGGACCTTGGCGACGGCTTAGACCTGCCAACAGGCCACAGGCGCAAACACGCGCCTTCTGCGCCTCGAACGAAGTCGATTGATATTGATGATTTTGGACCGAAAGGATCGTAG